From a single Synechococcus sp. MW101C3 genomic region:
- a CDS encoding helix-turn-helix domain-containing protein, which yields MVRLPAQLGVALRSRRKELGLSQAEAAARGGLQQKTVSSLENDPQRCTIHSLYRLLAALGVELVLQPRELPVETGGDVW from the coding sequence GTGGTACGCCTTCCGGCGCAGCTGGGCGTTGCGCTGCGCAGTCGCCGGAAGGAGCTGGGGCTTTCCCAGGCAGAGGCGGCCGCGCGAGGGGGCCTGCAGCAGAAAACGGTGTCCTCCCTGGAGAACGACCCCCAGCGCTGCACGATCCACAGCCTTTACCGCCTGCTTGCGGCGTTGGGGGTCGAACTGGTGCTCCAGCCCCGTGAGTTGCCGGTGGAGACCGGTGGGGACGTCTGGTAA
- a CDS encoding type II toxin-antitoxin system HipA family toxin, with product MNGELVGHWRVTSTGQHRLEYASRWLASARCRPISLSLPLLPEGQAHQGAVVENFFENLLPDSRDIRRRMQQRFSARTSDAMALLEAVGRDCVGALQLLPEGSEPQNVRRITARPLDEAGVARQCRLAVQGRVLGQKDGETFRLSLAGAQEKTALLWHGDQWCVPLEATPSTHIFKLPLGRLGVEGLDLSLSIENEWLCGRIAAAYGLPVASSSIATFEDQKVLVVQRFDRRLASDSRWWLRLLQEDGCQALGLPPGLKYQSDGGPGIADLMALLGGSQQPQEDRLQLFRSLLLFWLLAAIDGHAKNFSLVLGAGGAFRLTPLYDILSAYPVMGKGANQLAPQKIRMAMALKGSKPRYLWWGLEPRHWLATAKDCGIDPMVALRVMAEMVAATPSVITAVSEEIPPGFPAAVREPILTGLEKAALRLSTAMAA from the coding sequence ATGAATGGCGAGCTGGTGGGGCATTGGCGCGTGACCTCCACCGGCCAGCACCGTCTCGAGTACGCCAGCCGCTGGTTGGCCTCAGCCCGCTGCCGGCCGATTTCCCTCTCCTTGCCCTTGCTGCCAGAGGGACAGGCCCATCAAGGGGCCGTGGTGGAGAACTTTTTCGAGAACCTGCTGCCCGACAGCCGCGACATTCGGCGGCGAATGCAGCAGCGCTTCTCGGCAAGAACCAGCGACGCCATGGCCTTGCTGGAGGCGGTGGGACGTGACTGCGTTGGCGCCCTTCAGCTGCTGCCGGAAGGATCGGAACCCCAGAACGTCCGGCGGATCACGGCGCGGCCCCTCGATGAGGCCGGGGTGGCCAGGCAATGTCGGCTGGCGGTGCAGGGCAGGGTGCTGGGCCAGAAGGATGGGGAAACGTTTCGTCTGTCCCTGGCCGGAGCCCAGGAGAAGACGGCCCTCCTCTGGCATGGCGACCAGTGGTGTGTGCCGTTGGAGGCCACACCGTCCACGCACATCTTCAAGTTGCCCCTGGGTCGATTGGGGGTGGAGGGGCTTGACCTTTCCCTGTCGATCGAGAACGAGTGGCTCTGCGGCCGCATTGCTGCTGCCTATGGGCTCCCCGTGGCCAGCAGCTCGATCGCCACCTTCGAAGACCAGAAAGTGCTGGTGGTGCAACGGTTCGATCGACGCCTGGCCAGCGACAGCCGCTGGTGGCTCCGGCTTCTGCAGGAGGACGGTTGCCAGGCGCTGGGGTTGCCGCCCGGATTGAAGTATCAGAGCGATGGTGGGCCTGGAATCGCAGATCTGATGGCACTGCTGGGAGGCAGCCAGCAGCCGCAGGAGGATCGTCTCCAACTGTTCCGCTCGCTGCTGCTGTTCTGGCTGCTGGCGGCCATTGATGGCCATGCCAAGAATTTTTCGCTGGTGTTGGGTGCCGGCGGGGCCTTTCGCCTCACTCCCCTCTATGACATCCTCTCTGCCTATCCCGTGATGGGGAAAGGCGCCAACCAACTGGCGCCGCAGAAGATAAGGATGGCGATGGCCCTCAAAGGCAGCAAGCCTCGCTATCTGTGGTGGGGCCTGGAGCCAAGGCATTGGTTGGCCACCGCCAAGGACTGCGGCATCGATCCAATGGTTGCGCTCAGGGTGATGGCGGAGATGGTGGCGGCCACCCCCAGCGTGATTACAGCCGTGAGCGAGGAGATCCCCCCCGGCTTTCCAGCGGCGGTGAGGGAGCCGATCCTGACAGGCCTTGAGAAGGCTGCCCTGCGGCTCTCGACGGCCATGGCGGCATAA
- a CDS encoding type II toxin-antitoxin system VapC family toxin, producing MVIDSSAVLAILQNEPERHAFNEAIAAAEQCSLSSASLVELSIVMEARFGADGQGDLDLFLGTALIEIISLDREQAELARQAFSRYGKGRHRAGLNFGDCFSYALAKWLDQPLLFKGDDFCHTDLQPATARIQA from the coding sequence ATGGTGATCGATTCCTCTGCAGTGCTGGCCATCCTGCAGAACGAACCGGAGCGTCACGCCTTCAACGAAGCCATCGCCGCAGCAGAACAGTGCTCTCTCTCTTCTGCTTCCCTGGTAGAGCTCTCCATTGTGATGGAGGCACGCTTTGGTGCTGATGGCCAGGGAGATCTTGATCTGTTTCTAGGCACGGCGCTGATCGAAATCATCAGCCTGGATCGTGAACAGGCTGAACTCGCTCGCCAGGCCTTCAGTCGTTATGGCAAAGGGCGTCATCGGGCTGGGCTCAACTTCGGCGATTGTTTTTCCTATGCCCTGGCCAAGTGGCTCGATCAACCGTTGCTCTTCAAAGGTGACGACTTCTGCCACACCGATCTCCAGCCCGCCACCGCCCGCATCCAGGCCTGA
- a CDS encoding type II toxin-antitoxin system VapB family antitoxin — protein MALNIRNAEANRLAAEVATLAGETKTAAVILALKERLRRLQRQSQTTANKQAGLVNRLDQIALRCAGRPISDRRSAEEILGYDATGLPT, from the coding sequence GTGGCCCTCAACATCCGCAACGCCGAGGCCAACCGCCTCGCTGCTGAGGTGGCAACCCTCGCGGGCGAAACCAAAACCGCCGCCGTAATCCTGGCCCTGAAAGAGCGTCTGCGGCGCCTGCAGCGCCAGAGCCAGACCACAGCGAACAAGCAAGCCGGACTCGTCAACCGACTCGACCAGATCGCCCTGCGTTGTGCTGGGCGGCCGATCAGCGATCGCCGCAGCGCAGAGGAGATCCTCGGCTACGACGCCACGGGCCTGCCCACCTGA
- a CDS encoding FkbM family methyltransferase: protein MPGKPLEPARRPTPERKAEAITLCQVEGLPVVEVAKRLGLSRSSLNRWLRDARKEANEAERIKAQVEQLHAAIEAAAAQHSALEAQLSILRTEAELLSHELSLALAGGALNAKPIAKKRKGAADSGERWQPLSHSQLGQDLWVLEQLGWKRSGYFVEFGATDGVLLSNSWLLEKHFGWEGICAEPNPKLFERLQQNRSCTLSPACVYRSSGERMRFVLADAYGGLAELGTEDQHGPKRDAYAAAGEVIEVTTTSLMDLLAQHGAPPLIDYLSIDTEGSELAILEGLDWDRYQFRCITVEHNFTAQRQGLQTLLEARGYQRQEAQWDDWYVLMDE, encoded by the coding sequence ATGCCAGGCAAGCCCCTCGAACCTGCTCGACGTCCCACGCCAGAGCGAAAGGCCGAGGCCATCACCCTTTGCCAGGTGGAGGGCCTGCCTGTGGTCGAGGTGGCCAAGCGCCTTGGCCTCTCCCGGAGCAGCCTGAACCGCTGGCTACGCGATGCTCGAAAGGAGGCGAACGAAGCGGAGCGGATCAAGGCTCAGGTAGAGCAGCTCCATGCAGCCATCGAAGCAGCTGCCGCACAACACAGCGCGCTGGAGGCCCAGCTCAGCATCCTCCGCACGGAAGCGGAGCTGCTCTCGCATGAGCTGAGCCTGGCCCTGGCTGGCGGTGCGCTGAACGCGAAGCCCATCGCCAAGAAGCGGAAAGGGGCAGCGGACAGCGGCGAACGCTGGCAGCCCCTGAGCCACTCCCAACTGGGTCAAGACCTCTGGGTGCTGGAACAGCTGGGCTGGAAGCGGAGCGGCTATTTCGTGGAATTCGGAGCCACCGATGGGGTGCTGTTGAGCAACAGCTGGCTACTGGAGAAGCACTTCGGCTGGGAAGGAATCTGCGCCGAACCCAACCCGAAGCTGTTTGAGCGGCTGCAGCAGAACCGCTCCTGCACACTCAGCCCGGCCTGCGTGTACCGCAGCAGTGGGGAGCGCATGCGCTTTGTGCTGGCCGATGCCTATGGCGGCCTGGCCGAGCTCGGCACAGAGGATCAGCACGGCCCCAAACGTGACGCTTACGCGGCGGCTGGTGAAGTGATTGAGGTCACGACCACGTCACTGATGGACCTGCTGGCACAGCACGGGGCACCGCCGCTGATCGACTACCTGAGCATCGACACCGAAGGCAGTGAGCTGGCGATCCTCGAAGGGCTGGATTGGGATCGTTATCAGTTCAGATGCATCACGGTGGAGCACAACTTCACGGCGCAGCGCCAGGGGCTGCAAACCCTTTTGGAAGCGCGGGGGTATCAGCGCCAGGAAGCCCAGTGGGACGATTGGTATGTGCTTATGGATGAATGA
- a CDS encoding mannose-1-phosphate guanylyltransferase/mannose-6-phosphate isomerase, translating into MNPAIPLVPVILCGGTGSRLWPLSRASYPKQYWALAGDGKDTLLQQTHQRLEGLPGLAPPLLICNEGHRFIVAEQMRQIGVEPAGILLEPIGRNTAPAVAVAALQATAKGDDPLLLVLTADHVIRDAAAFRTSVEAGRAAAEAGLLVTFGIVPTGPETGYGYIEAAEPVRSEAPMPIDGFVEKPDRATAEQFLAPGRFTWYSGMFLFRASAILSELERLAPEVLSGCRAAALDQDTADLDFLRLEREAFASSRSVSIDVAVMERMGLGGMLSLEAGWSDLGSCSALWETADQDAQGSLLLGRVINEGASNCHLRREHRLVVGLGVEDLVVVETDDAVLIAHRDSGQEVRIVVRQLEAVGAREGSAHRRIYRPWCSYDGIVEGERWQVKKIVVNPSASLSLKKHHRRAEHWVVMQGTAVVEKDGVEELVDENQSTYIPLCAKHRLDNPGKIAVEMIEVQSRPCLGEDALVRLEDRYGRTDTQSQDVSHLQSALNAGAE; encoded by the coding sequence GTGAATCCTGCCATCCCTCTGGTACCCGTGATCCTCTGCGGCGGCACGGGCAGCCGCCTGTGGCCCCTGTCGCGGGCCAGCTATCCCAAGCAGTATTGGGCCCTGGCCGGCGACGGCAAGGACACCCTGCTGCAGCAGACCCACCAGCGGCTGGAGGGGCTGCCTGGCTTGGCGCCGCCGTTGCTGATCTGCAATGAGGGTCACCGCTTCATCGTGGCCGAGCAGATGCGGCAGATCGGGGTGGAGCCGGCGGGGATCCTGCTGGAGCCGATCGGCCGCAACACCGCTCCGGCGGTGGCGGTGGCGGCCCTGCAGGCCACCGCCAAGGGCGACGACCCGCTGCTGCTGGTGCTGACGGCCGACCATGTGATCCGCGATGCCGCCGCCTTCCGCACCAGCGTGGAAGCCGGGCGGGCAGCGGCGGAAGCGGGCCTGCTGGTGACCTTCGGGATCGTGCCCACGGGGCCGGAAACGGGCTATGGCTACATCGAGGCCGCCGAACCGGTGCGCAGCGAGGCACCGATGCCGATCGACGGCTTCGTGGAGAAGCCCGATCGCGCCACAGCCGAGCAGTTCCTGGCGCCGGGCCGCTTCACCTGGTACAGCGGCATGTTCCTCTTCCGTGCCAGCGCGATCCTGTCGGAACTGGAGCGGCTGGCCCCTGAGGTGTTGAGCGGCTGCCGGGCGGCGGCGCTGGATCAGGACACGGCCGATCTCGATTTCCTGCGGCTGGAGCGGGAAGCGTTCGCCAGCTCCCGGAGCGTGTCGATCGATGTAGCCGTGATGGAGCGCATGGGCCTGGGCGGGATGCTGTCGCTGGAGGCCGGCTGGAGCGATTTGGGCAGTTGTAGCGCCCTGTGGGAAACGGCCGATCAGGACGCGCAGGGAAGCCTGCTGCTGGGGAGGGTGATCAATGAAGGCGCCAGCAACTGCCACCTGCGCCGCGAACACCGGCTGGTGGTGGGCCTGGGGGTGGAGGATCTTGTGGTGGTGGAAACCGACGACGCCGTGCTGATCGCTCATCGCGACAGTGGCCAGGAGGTGCGGATTGTGGTGCGGCAGCTGGAGGCGGTGGGGGCGCGAGAGGGCAGCGCCCATCGGCGCATCTACCGGCCCTGGTGCTCCTACGACGGCATCGTGGAGGGCGAGCGCTGGCAGGTGAAGAAGATCGTGGTGAATCCAAGCGCCAGCCTTTCGCTGAAGAAGCATCACCGCCGGGCAGAACACTGGGTGGTGATGCAGGGCACCGCAGTGGTGGAGAAAGACGGCGTGGAGGAACTGGTGGATGAAAACCAGAGCACCTACATACCGCTCTGCGCTAAGCACCGCCTTGACAACCCCGGCAAGATCGCGGTGGAGATGATTGAGGTGCAGAGCAGGCCTTGTCTGGGTGAAGACGCTCTTGTGCGCCTCGAAGATCGGTATGGGCGAACCGACACGCAGAGCCAGGATGTCTCCCACTTGCAATCTGCCCTCAACGCCGGCGCGGAATGA
- the rfbF gene encoding glucose-1-phosphate cytidylyltransferase, which translates to MKAVILAGGLGTRLAEETHLKPKPMVEVGGKPILWHILKTYSHHGINEFIICCGYKGYVIKEYFANYFLHTSDVTFHMDLNHMEIHRRMAEPWKITLVDTGDTSMTGGRLARVRDFLHDTFCFTYGDGVADVNVGALVEHHRQEGRQATLTAVQPPGRYGALGLEEKAVHSFQEKPDGDGSWINGGYFVLEPSVIDLVDGDACVWEQGPLNHLANSGQLSAYRHHGFWQPMDTLRDRQKLEELWTSGQAPWKVWN; encoded by the coding sequence ATGAAGGCCGTGATCCTTGCCGGCGGGCTCGGAACGCGACTTGCTGAGGAAACCCACCTCAAGCCAAAGCCGATGGTGGAGGTAGGCGGCAAGCCGATCCTTTGGCACATCCTCAAAACCTACAGCCACCATGGCATCAATGAATTCATCATCTGTTGTGGCTACAAGGGTTACGTGATCAAGGAGTACTTCGCCAACTACTTTCTACACACAAGCGACGTGACATTCCACATGGATCTCAACCACATGGAAATCCATCGCCGCATGGCCGAGCCCTGGAAGATCACCCTGGTGGATACGGGCGACACCTCGATGACGGGAGGCCGACTCGCTCGGGTCAGGGATTTTCTTCATGACACGTTCTGCTTCACCTACGGCGACGGTGTGGCCGATGTGAACGTGGGTGCGCTGGTGGAGCACCATCGGCAGGAGGGGCGCCAGGCCACCCTTACGGCCGTTCAACCCCCAGGCCGTTACGGAGCTCTGGGCCTAGAGGAGAAAGCTGTCCATAGCTTCCAGGAAAAGCCCGATGGCGATGGCTCCTGGATCAATGGAGGCTATTTTGTTCTAGAGCCCTCCGTGATCGATCTCGTGGATGGAGATGCCTGCGTTTGGGAGCAGGGGCCGCTGAATCATCTAGCCAACAGCGGGCAGCTCAGCGCCTACCGCCACCACGGCTTTTGGCAGCCGATGGACACCCTGCGCGATCGCCAGAAGCTCGAGGAGCTTTGGACCAGCGGCCAGGCACCCTGGAAGGTGTGGAACTGA